In a single window of the Melioribacteraceae bacterium genome:
- the tuf gene encoding elongation factor Tu: protein MAKEKFDRSKPHVNIGTIGHVDHGKTTLTAAITMALAKKGLSQVRTFDSIDNAPEERERGITIATAHVEYSTANRHYAHVDCPGHADYVKNMITGAAQMDGAILVVAATDGPMPQTREHILLARQVGVPRIVVFLNKVDMMDDAELIDLVEMELRELLTKYEFPGDDIPIIRGSALHALDAGAAGADPSDERYSCIWELMDAVDSYVPIPERSVDKPFLMPVEDVFSITGRGTVATGRVERGSVRLSEEIELIGLGMHKKTVVTGIEMFRKELDSAMAGDNAGILMRGIDKKEIERGMVLAKTGSITPHKVFEGEVYILSKEEGGRHTPFFNGYRPQFYFRTTDVTGVASLPEGTEMVMPGDNVRLRVELIAEIAMEEGLRFAIREGGRTVGAGVVTKIIS from the coding sequence AAGAAAAATTTGACCGTAGTAAACCTCACGTAAATATAGGTACTATCGGACACGTAGACCATGGTAAAACTACTCTTACTGCAGCCATCACCATGGCATTAGCTAAAAAAGGCTTATCACAAGTAAGAACATTTGACTCAATTGATAATGCTCCTGAAGAAAGAGAAAGAGGTATTACAATTGCAACTGCTCACGTTGAGTATTCTACTGCTAATAGACATTATGCTCACGTTGACTGTCCTGGTCACGCCGATTATGTAAAGAATATGATCACCGGTGCTGCTCAAATGGACGGCGCTATATTAGTAGTTGCGGCTACAGACGGTCCTATGCCACAAACTCGCGAACACATTCTTCTTGCTCGTCAAGTAGGTGTACCGAGAATTGTAGTTTTCTTGAATAAAGTTGATATGATGGATGACGCAGAATTGATCGATTTAGTTGAAATGGAATTAAGAGAATTGTTGACTAAATATGAATTCCCTGGTGACGATATTCCGATTATCCGCGGTTCCGCACTTCATGCATTAGATGCGGGTGCTGCTGGCGCAGATCCTTCAGATGAAAGATATAGCTGTATTTGGGAACTTATGGATGCAGTTGATAGCTATGTTCCAATACCAGAAAGAAGTGTTGATAAACCATTCTTGATGCCGGTTGAGGACGTATTCTCAATTACAGGTCGTGGAACTGTTGCTACAGGTAGAGTTGAAAGAGGAAGTGTAAGATTATCAGAAGAAATTGAGTTGATTGGTTTAGGAATGCACAAGAAAACAGTTGTTACCGGTATCGAAATGTTCCGTAAGGAATTAGATTCAGCTATGGCTGGTGATAATGCTGGTATTTTAATGCGTGGTATTGATAAAAAAGAAATTGAAAGAGGAATGGTTCTTGCTAAAACTGGTTCTATTACTCCTCATAAAGTGTTCGAAGGTGAAGTTTATATCTTGTCAAAAGAAGAAGGTGGAAGACATACACCATTCTTTAATGGTTACAGACCTCAGTTCTATTTTAGAACAACAGACGTAACTGGTGTTGCCTCATTACCAGAAGGAACAGAAATGGTTATGCCTGGCGATAACGTGAGATTAAGAGTTGAACTTATTGCAGAAATCGCTATGGAAGAAGGTTTACGTTTTGCTATCCGCGAAGGTGGTAGAACAGTTGGTGCTGGTGTTGTAACAAAGATTATATCATAA
- the rpsJ gene encoding 30S ribosomal protein S10: MPGQKIRIKLKSYDHILIDKSTEKIIKTVKSTGAVVSGPIPLPTRRTVFTVLRSPHVDKKSREQFEIRAHKRIIDIHNSNNKTVDALSKLEIPAGVDIEIKL; encoded by the coding sequence GTGCCCGGTCAAAAAATAAGAATCAAGTTAAAATCATACGATCATATATTGATTGATAAATCGACTGAAAAGATTATTAAAACCGTTAAAAGTACTGGTGCTGTTGTATCCGGACCAATTCCGCTGCCAACACGCAGAACAGTATTTACTGTTTTAAGATCCCCTCACGTGGATAAAAAATCGAGAGAACAATTCGAGATTAGGGCTCACAAAAGAATTATTGATATTCATAATTCAAACAATAAAACTGTTGACGCGCTTAGCAAATTGGAAATTCCCGCTGGCGTTGATATAGAGATTAAGTTATAG
- the rplC gene encoding 50S ribosomal protein L3 codes for MPGLIAKKLGMTNIFSEDGKVIPVTVLEAGPCSIYAIKTKDNDGYEALQLGFGEKKLKKVNKAQSTVFEKLNMKAPVFLQEFRNFEIAQFKVGDEIKVDLFQVGDKVKVSGKTKGKGFQGVMRRHNFGGVGGTTHGQSDRLRAPGSIGSSSYPSRVFKGQRMAGRMGYENVTISNLKVVKVLSDKNVIMVKGAIPGSINSIVAINK; via the coding sequence ATGCCTGGCTTGATAGCAAAAAAATTAGGAATGACCAACATATTTTCGGAAGACGGTAAAGTGATTCCGGTAACAGTTCTTGAAGCTGGTCCTTGCAGCATTTATGCAATAAAAACCAAGGATAATGATGGTTACGAAGCATTACAACTTGGCTTTGGTGAAAAAAAGTTGAAAAAGGTTAACAAAGCTCAAAGCACTGTTTTCGAAAAATTGAACATGAAAGCTCCGGTTTTTTTACAGGAGTTCAGAAATTTTGAGATTGCTCAATTTAAGGTTGGTGATGAGATTAAAGTTGACTTATTCCAAGTTGGTGATAAAGTAAAAGTTTCCGGTAAAACCAAAGGAAAAGGTTTTCAGGGTGTAATGAGGAGACATAACTTCGGCGGCGTTGGCGGTACTACTCACGGTCAAAGTGATAGATTAAGAGCTCCCGGTTCTATTGGTTCAAGTTCATATCCTTCAAGAGTTTTTAAGGGACAACGGATGGCTGGTAGAATGGGTTACGAAAATGTTACTATTAGTAACTTAAAAGTTGTAAAAGTTTTATCAGATAAAAATGTTATTATGGTGAAAGGAGCTATACCTGGCTCAATTAATTCAATTGTTGCAATCAACAAATAA
- the rplD gene encoding 50S ribosomal protein L4, whose protein sequence is MKLEVYKTDGSKSGETVELSKEIFEIEPNDHVIYLAVKAFLANQRQGTHKAKERSEVSGGGKKPWKQKGRGGARAGTTRSPLWVGGGSIFGPKPRDYRQKINKKVSALARKSALSYKAKSNQIILVEDFNFEGPKTKKFSDLLSSLNLKGKKTLLLTNGNLPNVYKSGRNIEKVNILEANNASAYDLLNNQILLVQKSAVNLLESSLN, encoded by the coding sequence ATGAAATTAGAAGTTTATAAAACAGACGGATCGAAAAGCGGCGAAACAGTAGAACTCTCAAAAGAAATTTTTGAGATTGAACCTAACGACCACGTTATCTACTTAGCTGTTAAAGCATTTTTAGCCAATCAGCGACAAGGAACACACAAAGCTAAGGAAAGAAGTGAAGTTAGCGGCGGTGGAAAAAAACCTTGGAAGCAAAAAGGAAGAGGTGGTGCCCGTGCGGGTACTACTAGATCCCCACTTTGGGTTGGCGGTGGTTCAATTTTTGGACCAAAACCAAGAGATTACAGACAAAAAATTAATAAAAAGGTCTCTGCACTTGCACGTAAGTCTGCTCTCTCTTATAAAGCAAAATCAAACCAAATTATTTTGGTTGAGGATTTCAACTTTGAGGGACCTAAAACTAAGAAGTTTAGCGATTTGCTCAGCTCTCTTAATTTGAAGGGAAAGAAGACTTTACTTTTAACAAATGGTAATCTTCCTAATGTTTATAAATCGGGAAGAAATATTGAAAAAGTAAATATTCTTGAAGCTAATAATGCTTCTGCTTACGACTTACTGAATAACCAAATTCTTTTGGTTCAGAAAAGCGCAGTTAATCTTTTAGAAAGCTCATTAAATTAA
- the rplW gene encoding 50S ribosomal protein L23, producing MKSVLIRPLITEKMTAITGKFPSKFGFIVDIDSNKIEIAKAVKEKFNVDVVAVNTVRYKGKSRTQFTRRGRFVGRTAKFKKAVITLKEGQTIDIFGQA from the coding sequence ATGAAAAGCGTTCTCATACGACCCTTAATAACAGAAAAAATGACGGCAATAACCGGTAAATTTCCAAGCAAATTTGGATTTATAGTAGATATAGATTCCAATAAAATTGAAATTGCCAAAGCTGTTAAAGAAAAATTTAATGTTGATGTGGTTGCGGTTAATACTGTTAGATATAAAGGGAAATCAAGAACACAATTTACCCGTAGAGGTAGATTTGTAGGTAGAACAGCAAAATTCAAAAAAGCTGTTATTACATTAAAAGAAGGTCAAACAATCGATATTTTTGGTCAAGCATAG
- the rplB gene encoding 50S ribosomal protein L2 has protein sequence MAIRKLKPNTPGTRFMSISSFEEITKDTPEKSLTAPIKKSGGRNNLGRVTSRHRGGGHKRNYRIIDFKRNKPGVPAKVFSIEYDPNRTSRIALLHYADGEKRYILAPNGLKVGDQVMSGSGSEIKVGNALPIKELPVGSFIHNVELKPGKGGQLGRSAGTAIQLMAKEGKFAQLKMPSGEVRMVSVTCLATYGTVGNSDHENISLGKAGRSRWKGIRPHVRGVAMNPVDHPMGGGEGKTSGGGHPVSPWGQKAKGLKTRKRKNPTNKLIIKRRK, from the coding sequence ATGGCAATTAGAAAATTAAAACCAAATACTCCCGGAACCCGCTTTATGAGTATCTCCTCATTTGAAGAGATCACAAAAGATACTCCGGAAAAATCTCTTACCGCTCCTATTAAAAAATCGGGTGGAAGAAATAATCTTGGTCGTGTTACTTCACGCCATAGAGGCGGCGGGCATAAGAGAAATTACAGAATAATTGATTTCAAAAGAAATAAACCGGGTGTTCCAGCTAAAGTATTCTCAATTGAATATGATCCTAATAGAACATCAAGAATTGCTCTTTTGCATTATGCGGATGGTGAAAAAAGATATATTCTTGCTCCAAACGGTTTAAAAGTTGGTGATCAAGTTATGTCTGGTTCTGGTTCTGAAATTAAAGTTGGAAACGCATTACCAATAAAGGAATTACCAGTTGGCTCTTTTATTCATAATGTGGAATTAAAACCTGGTAAAGGTGGTCAGTTAGGTAGATCAGCTGGAACAGCAATACAACTGATGGCAAAAGAAGGAAAATTTGCACAGTTAAAAATGCCCTCTGGTGAAGTAAGAATGGTTAGCGTTACATGTTTAGCTACTTATGGTACTGTGGGAAATTCCGATCATGAAAATATAAGTTTAGGTAAAGCTGGTAGAAGTAGATGGAAAGGTATTAGACCTCACGTAAGAGGTGTTGCTATGAACCCAGTAGATCACCCAATGGGTGGTGGAGAAGGTAAAACTTCAGGTGGCGGTCATCCAGTCTCACCTTGGGGTCAAAAAGCTAAAGGGTTGAAAACTAGA